The following nucleotide sequence is from Triticum dicoccoides isolate Atlit2015 ecotype Zavitan chromosome 7B, WEW_v2.0, whole genome shotgun sequence.
ATGAGATTCACATATCAACTAACAGGATCCAATAGTTGGCATCAGATAAACTTGAAACATGATTAAAGAGTGTTCAGGATCCATACCATTTGATAAGTGAGCCGAAGAGGAAATGCTGCATGATGGGCACCTTCTCAAGCACTTCAGCCTTGTACATCTTGAGCAACCCACTGTTCACCTTCTTCCAGTTCGGCACGGCGCTGATATCATCCAACATCGGCGAATGCTCTGCAAAGGGCCCCTTCTTCACTTTCTTCACATACATGACGCACGCCAGGTACATGTACTCCTTTGAGAAGTTCTCCAAGATATCCGGGTTGTGGATCGACTTGGGTTTCATGTACTTATGATCAATCAGTTGTGCAGCCCCAAACACAAAGGGCAGGAAATGGTAATCATCTAGTCCCCAGACGCCATGCGAGCCCGCAGGCTCCAGCAGGTACGTGTCCTGCAGCGTGCGCATGAGGTCGAGGTAGGAAGCAAACACGCGTAGCACGACGGCGGGGTAATCGGGGTCGGTGATGAGCCCGAGTCGCGCCAGGCAGTACAGGAAGGCGGCGAAGTTGGTCTCGTGCCCCGTGCCGTAGTCGATGCGGGTGCCGTTGCCGAAGGAGTCGAGGAGGTACGGCGCGAGCTCGACCTCGGCGCCGACGAGGTCCGAGGGGGACGCGGCGGCGGCTGTGATCGGAGCGATCAGCTCGTTGACGGAGCTGCCGAGCTTCTCGTGCCAGAGGCGGAAGGCGGGGTTGCCGTAGCGGGAGCTGTGCGGGAACGGCGGGGTGGAGGCGACGAAGGCGGACAGCGCGGAGATGAGGTCGAGGAGGGCCGAGACGGcgggggagggaggggaggggagcggGTNNNNNNNNNNNNNNNNNNNNNNNNNNNNNNNNNNNNNNNNNNNNNNNNNNNNNNNNNNNNNNNNNNNNNNNNNN
It contains:
- the LOC119336967 gene encoding serine/threonine-protein phosphatase 2A activator-like, translated to MSNPESSPQAAASSTSPPSHAGHIHTPLCRSCGAPAAAPAPAPWTGDSPPPAYRPIRMPAINAPTNTAAIVLSPVPQPLPVPPASPPFAFQAPAKRIASPDDIARFKDSTHGRXXXXXXXXXXXXXXXXXXXXPLPSPPSPAVSALLDLISALSAFVASTPPFPHSSRYGNPAFRLWHEKLGSSVNELIAPITAAAASPSDLVGAEVELAPYLLDSFGNGTRIDYGTGHETNFAAFLYCLARLGLITDPDYPAVVLRVFASYLDLMRTLQDTYLLEPAGSHGVWGLDDYHFLPFVFGAAQLIDHKYMKPKSIHNPDILENFSKEYMYLACVMYVKKVKKGPFAEHSPMLDDISAVPNWKKVNSGLLKMYKAEVLEKVPIMQHFLFGSLIKWED